The Thermosulfurimonas sp. F29 genome includes a window with the following:
- a CDS encoding GNA1162 family protein — translation MRRCLAGFLLLFFLAGCASRGHLESYMREGVDPTFVKKVAVLKFENHTREKEVAERMRDIVTMEALALGLFDVVDRTVVDEVLAEEGVEGGMGLDRDTVRRLGKRLGVQALLVGSVNAYETEREGSYSYPVVSLSLRLLDVASGEIIWKAGGTETGYSLVGRLFGFKPRNAIEVSFDLAAKLLKTFR, via the coding sequence ATGAGGCGGTGCCTTGCGGGTTTTCTCCTCCTCTTTTTTCTGGCCGGATGTGCCTCCCGGGGACACCTGGAGAGCTATATGCGGGAGGGGGTGGATCCCACCTTCGTCAAGAAGGTGGCCGTTCTCAAGTTCGAGAACCACACCCGGGAGAAGGAGGTGGCCGAGCGCATGCGCGACATAGTGACCATGGAGGCCCTGGCCCTGGGGCTTTTCGATGTGGTGGATCGCACGGTGGTGGACGAGGTCCTGGCGGAGGAAGGGGTGGAAGGAGGGATGGGGCTGGACAGAGATACGGTGAGGCGGCTCGGGAAGCGCCTGGGGGTGCAGGCCCTGCTCGTGGGGAGCGTTAACGCCTACGAGACGGAACGGGAGGGCAGTTACAGTTATCCGGTGGTGAGCCTGAGTCTCCGGCTTCTGGATGTGGCCTCCGGGGAGATCATCTGGAAGGCGGGGGGCACGGAGACGGGCTATAGCCTGGTGGGAAGACTTTTCGGTTTTAAACCCAGGAATGCCATCGAGGTGAGTTTCGATCTGGCCGCGAAACTTTTGAAGACCTTCAGGTGA
- a CDS encoding cytochrome c3 family protein, which yields MKTKGMWVWLVIFLFLGGLVGLAQAKVRGQCSNCHTMHNSQGGSPMTFDNSTTPNRTLLRAANCLGCHSDSAPSGVQAVTPIVKHSSDPGYVFGSTRGSTLAGGDFYYVTLSDAKVHNVDELGNNDDVLNAPPGYVYNGDYGRGNGTWPSGRAVSCAGTYGCHGDPSKEDPFASIAGAHHANINRTGTGNATTVATSYRFLLGIYGTEDPDWEGGTLDTSHHNGYYAVDRSTVNSYTAPDKHTINYLCGECHGNFHAQIDYDSTVGSPWIRHPTDYDMNNVKTKEYGNYPNTALFSGKYGVSAAGDYFVDVPVGNNQGAVKSQVLQASGDAIVLCVSCHKAHGSPYDDLLRWDYSACQAGTGNATSAANCGCFACHTTKY from the coding sequence ATGAAGACGAAAGGTATGTGGGTATGGTTGGTGATCTTTCTTTTCCTGGGGGGCCTCGTTGGCCTGGCGCAGGCCAAGGTGCGCGGCCAGTGTAGCAACTGTCACACCATGCACAACTCGCAGGGCGGCAGTCCCATGACCTTTGATAACTCGACCACGCCCAATCGGACGCTTCTCCGGGCGGCCAACTGTCTGGGGTGTCACTCGGACAGTGCCCCTTCGGGTGTGCAGGCCGTAACTCCTATTGTTAAACACAGTTCTGATCCCGGGTATGTATTCGGTTCCACCCGGGGAAGCACCCTGGCCGGGGGCGACTTCTATTATGTAACTCTCAGTGATGCCAAGGTGCACAATGTGGACGAGCTGGGCAACAATGACGATGTGCTTAACGCTCCGCCGGGGTATGTTTATAACGGCGATTACGGTCGCGGTAACGGGACCTGGCCTTCCGGGAGAGCGGTCTCCTGTGCCGGAACCTACGGGTGTCACGGTGATCCCAGCAAGGAGGATCCCTTTGCTTCCATTGCCGGCGCGCACCATGCCAACATCAACCGCACCGGGACCGGGAATGCCACCACCGTGGCCACGAGCTACCGTTTCCTCCTGGGTATTTACGGCACCGAGGATCCGGACTGGGAGGGTGGAACGCTGGATACCTCTCACCACAACGGTTACTATGCCGTGGACCGGAGCACGGTGAATTCCTACACCGCTCCGGATAAGCACACCATCAACTACCTCTGCGGAGAGTGTCACGGTAATTTCCACGCCCAGATTGATTACGACTCCACGGTGGGCAGCCCCTGGATTCGGCACCCCACCGACTACGACATGAACAATGTAAAGACCAAGGAGTACGGTAACTATCCGAATACCGCCCTCTTTAGCGGAAAGTACGGGGTTAGCGCTGCGGGTGACTACTTTGTGGATGTGCCGGTGGGTAATAATCAGGGTGCGGTAAAGAGCCAGGTGCTTCAGGCTAGCGGTGACGCCATCGTGCTCTGCGTGTCCTGCCACAAGGCCCACGGTTCGCCCTACGACGACCTCCTGCGCTGGGACTACAGTGCCTGTCAGGCCGGGACCGGAAACGCCACCTCGGCGGCCAACTGCGGTTGCTTTGCCTGTCACACCACGAAGTACTAA
- the ftsH gene encoding ATP-dependent zinc metalloprotease FtsH, whose protein sequence is MPRKKKSGPLFDSQNRYLPWLLLGGLLLAFLIWPFFYNYPREELAYSEFKALARRGLVDNLVISQDYIEGELKKGAAQVLTRLRGKPQQPGKYFRTGKVDDPDLVRILEEKGIRFRARPHPGWFSTLLSWVLPVFLLVFFWMLVFRRFGPPEGGVMGLAKSKARIYVQEDIRVTFRDVAGVDEAVEELREIIEFLENPQRFTALGGKIPKGVLLVGPPGTGKTLLARAVAGEAGVPFISISGSSFVEMFVGVGAARVRDLFATAEQKAPCIIFIDEIDALGKVRGVSPMAGVDEREQTLTQLLTEMDGFDPKKGIIIIAATNRPEILDPALLRPGRFDRHIVVDRPDLKGREAILRIHTRNVKLAPDVDLRVIAARTPGMVGADLANIVNEACLLAARKGKDRVEMEDFEEAVDRVIAGLERKNRYLSSEEKRRVAYHETGHALVAASVPGADRVHRISIIPRGIGALGYTLQLPTEDRYLLTRSELLDRLAVLLGGRAAEELVFGEISTGAQNDLEKATEIARAMVMDYGMSERLGPQTFRRREHLFLDIPFRERELISEETARAIDEEIAKLLREAYARAREILTENRERLETIAGLLLEKEVLEGQELETLLYGKPKSSTA, encoded by the coding sequence ATGCCCCGGAAGAAGAAAAGCGGACCTCTCTTCGATTCACAAAATCGATATCTTCCCTGGCTTCTCCTGGGTGGATTATTACTGGCCTTTTTGATCTGGCCCTTTTTCTACAATTATCCCCGGGAGGAGCTGGCCTACAGCGAGTTCAAGGCCCTGGCCCGCCGGGGGCTGGTGGACAACCTGGTGATCTCTCAGGACTACATCGAGGGCGAGCTCAAGAAGGGGGCCGCGCAGGTGCTCACCCGTCTCCGGGGGAAGCCCCAGCAGCCCGGTAAGTACTTTCGCACCGGGAAGGTGGACGATCCCGACCTGGTTCGCATACTCGAGGAGAAGGGGATCCGTTTCCGGGCCCGGCCTCATCCGGGCTGGTTCTCCACCCTGCTTTCCTGGGTGCTTCCGGTCTTTCTCCTGGTCTTCTTCTGGATGCTGGTCTTCCGGCGCTTCGGGCCTCCCGAGGGCGGGGTCATGGGGCTGGCCAAGAGCAAGGCCCGCATCTATGTCCAGGAGGACATCCGGGTCACCTTCCGGGATGTGGCGGGGGTGGACGAGGCCGTGGAGGAACTCAGGGAGATCATTGAGTTTCTGGAAAATCCTCAGCGGTTTACCGCCCTGGGGGGCAAGATCCCCAAGGGGGTGCTTCTGGTGGGGCCTCCCGGCACGGGAAAGACGCTGCTTGCCCGGGCCGTAGCCGGGGAGGCCGGGGTGCCCTTCATCTCCATTTCCGGGTCCTCCTTCGTGGAAATGTTCGTGGGGGTGGGGGCGGCCCGGGTGCGGGATCTATTTGCCACCGCCGAGCAAAAGGCCCCCTGCATCATCTTCATCGACGAGATCGACGCCCTGGGGAAGGTCCGGGGAGTCTCACCCATGGCCGGGGTGGACGAGCGGGAGCAGACCCTCACCCAGCTCCTCACCGAGATGGACGGTTTCGACCCCAAGAAGGGGATCATCATCATTGCCGCCACCAACCGGCCCGAGATCCTGGATCCGGCCCTTCTGCGTCCGGGCCGGTTCGACCGGCACATCGTGGTGGATCGACCCGACCTCAAGGGCCGGGAGGCCATCCTGCGCATCCACACCCGCAATGTGAAGCTGGCCCCGGATGTGGACCTCCGGGTCATCGCCGCCCGCACCCCGGGCATGGTGGGGGCGGATCTGGCCAACATCGTGAACGAGGCCTGTTTGCTGGCCGCCCGAAAGGGGAAGGACCGGGTGGAGATGGAGGACTTCGAGGAGGCCGTGGATCGGGTCATTGCCGGGCTCGAGCGCAAGAATCGCTATCTCTCCTCCGAGGAGAAACGCCGGGTGGCCTATCACGAGACCGGACACGCCCTGGTGGCGGCCTCGGTGCCCGGGGCGGATCGGGTCCACCGCATCTCCATCATCCCCCGGGGCATAGGGGCCCTGGGCTACACCCTGCAGCTCCCCACCGAGGATCGCTACCTGCTTACCCGGAGTGAGCTTCTCGACCGGCTGGCCGTGCTGCTGGGCGGCCGGGCCGCCGAGGAGCTGGTCTTCGGCGAGATCTCCACCGGGGCCCAGAACGATCTGGAGAAGGCTACCGAGATCGCCCGGGCCATGGTCATGGACTACGGGATGAGCGAAAGGCTCGGCCCCCAGACCTTCCGCCGCCGGGAACACCTCTTCCTAGACATCCCCTTCCGCGAGCGCGAGCTCATCTCCGAGGAGACCGCCCGGGCCATCGACGAGGAGATTGCCAAGCTCCTGCGCGAGGCCTACGCCCGGGCCCGGGAGATCCTTACCGAGAATCGCGAGCGCCTAGAGACCATCGCCGGGCTCCTCCTGGAAAAGGAAGTCCTCGAGGGCCAGGAACTGGAAACCCTCCTTTACGGTAAACCCAAAAGTTCAACCGCGTGA
- a CDS encoding nucleotidyl transferase AbiEii/AbiGii toxin family protein — MSEAQKETLALVLRSGLTEDFYLTGGTALLLKYDHRISEDLDFFTFPEKAEGNFPSEKLFRFFQNYGTLLDHRAGTSTGLIKGIKVSFSSYPYPLLRPPKEITVEGGRLFLASDEDLAATKMIAIAQRGCKKDFFDLYFLMTKHGWDWETAMNFCLDKFSLSQEQIGFLLKGLVYFSDAERDSLWISEDMPLRNEQWEEIKEFFRRGIRGLVERKVRE, encoded by the coding sequence TTGAGCGAAGCACAGAAAGAAACCCTCGCGCTCGTTTTAAGATCTGGCCTTACTGAGGACTTTTACCTCACGGGAGGAACCGCCCTCCTCCTCAAGTACGACCACCGAATTTCGGAAGACCTGGACTTTTTCACCTTTCCGGAAAAGGCTGAAGGCAACTTTCCCTCAGAAAAACTCTTCAGATTTTTTCAAAATTACGGAACCCTTCTGGATCACCGAGCGGGTACCTCCACGGGATTAATCAAAGGAATCAAGGTGTCCTTTTCTTCCTACCCTTATCCCCTTCTCCGTCCCCCGAAAGAGATAACCGTGGAGGGGGGCAGGCTTTTTCTGGCCTCCGATGAAGACCTAGCGGCCACCAAAATGATAGCCATAGCTCAAAGAGGATGTAAAAAAGACTTCTTTGACCTTTATTTTTTGATGACCAAACACGGCTGGGATTGGGAGACAGCTATGAATTTTTGTCTGGATAAGTTTTCCCTTAGCCAGGAGCAAATAGGTTTTCTTCTGAAGGGACTGGTGTATTTTTCGGATGCGGAGAGGGATTCTCTATGGATCTCTGAAGATATGCCTTTGAGAAACGAGCAATGGGAAGAGATCAAGGAGTTTTTTCGCCGGGGAATTCGGGGACTGGTGGAAAGGAAGGTGAGGGAATGA
- a CDS encoding fumarate hydratase, giving the protein MREIERERLVEAVARGLVRAVRELPEEVEEALRRALTAEKEERARRVLEVLLENAARARQSGLPLCQDTGIPVVFVRMGEEVRVRDLYGAVEEGLARGAREGYLRASVCEVLTRRNTGTNTPGVIHVEVVPGDRLEVVILPKGCGSENMSRLAMLPPAAGLSGVKRFVVETVSRAGANPCPPVVVGVGLGGDFEMAALLAKKALIRPLGRPHENPEVARLEEELLAEINRLGIGPLGFGGRTTALAVHVETHPSHIASLPVAVNLQCHAHRMVRVVV; this is encoded by the coding sequence ATGAGGGAGATCGAGCGGGAAAGATTGGTGGAGGCGGTGGCGCGGGGGCTGGTGCGGGCGGTGCGGGAGCTTCCGGAGGAGGTGGAGGAGGCCCTGCGGAGGGCCCTGACCGCGGAGAAGGAGGAAAGGGCCCGGAGGGTGCTCGAGGTCCTCCTGGAGAACGCCGCAAGGGCCCGGCAGAGCGGTCTTCCCCTGTGTCAGGACACGGGGATTCCGGTGGTCTTCGTGCGGATGGGAGAGGAGGTTCGGGTGCGGGACCTTTACGGGGCCGTTGAGGAGGGGCTGGCCCGGGGAGCCCGGGAGGGGTACCTCCGGGCCTCGGTGTGCGAGGTCCTCACCCGGCGCAACACCGGAACCAACACCCCGGGAGTGATCCATGTGGAAGTGGTCCCCGGGGATCGCCTGGAAGTCGTCATCCTCCCCAAGGGCTGCGGCAGCGAGAACATGAGCCGGCTGGCCATGCTCCCCCCGGCGGCCGGACTCTCCGGGGTGAAACGGTTCGTGGTGGAGACCGTGTCCCGGGCCGGGGCCAACCCCTGCCCTCCGGTGGTGGTGGGAGTGGGCCTAGGAGGGGACTTTGAAATGGCCGCGCTGCTGGCCAAAAAGGCCCTGATCCGCCCCCTGGGCCGCCCGCACGAAAACCCGGAGGTGGCCCGGCTGGAGGAGGAGCTTCTTGCGGAGATCAACCGGCTGGGGATAGGTCCCCTGGGCTTCGGAGGGAGGACCACCGCCCTGGCCGTCCATGTGGAGACACACCCCTCCCACATCGCCAGCCTCCCGGTGGCGGTGAACCTCCAGTGCCACGCCCACCGTATGGTGAGGGTGGTAGTGTAA
- the ftsZ gene encoding cell division protein FtsZ encodes MTFELVESEYQARIKVVGVGGGGGNAIRNMIRKGLKGVEFIAANTDYRVLDLNPAPEKIQLGKDLTKGLGAGGNPEIGREAALEAEEEIRRVLSGADMVFITAGLGGGTGTGAAPVFARVSKELGALTVAVVTKPFRFEGKQRMMVAQKGLEELKKYVDTIITIPNDRLLALASPNAKLFEMFEKADDVLYYAVRGISDLILFPGYINLDFADVRAVMTDMGGLALMGTGIASGDNRAEAAAQSAISSPLLEDISISGARGVLLNITAHPHTLTMEEIQLISDKVAREAHEEAKIFWGVVFDEEIGDELRVTVIATGIGQKEEPAKKEEQKVLPFEKPRREEERKEERRRLRRILDSIPTEEELEIPAFLRRKAD; translated from the coding sequence ATGACCTTCGAGCTGGTGGAATCCGAATACCAGGCCAGGATCAAGGTCGTCGGGGTGGGTGGAGGCGGCGGCAACGCCATCCGCAACATGATCCGCAAGGGACTCAAGGGGGTGGAATTCATCGCCGCCAATACCGACTATCGGGTGCTGGACCTGAACCCGGCTCCGGAGAAGATCCAGCTGGGCAAAGACCTCACCAAGGGCCTGGGGGCCGGGGGGAATCCGGAGATCGGCCGGGAGGCGGCCCTGGAGGCCGAGGAGGAGATACGCCGGGTGCTCTCCGGAGCGGATATGGTCTTCATCACCGCCGGCCTCGGCGGGGGCACCGGCACCGGGGCGGCTCCGGTCTTCGCTCGGGTGAGCAAGGAGCTCGGGGCCCTCACCGTGGCGGTGGTCACCAAACCCTTCCGTTTCGAGGGCAAACAGCGCATGATGGTGGCCCAGAAGGGCCTCGAGGAACTGAAGAAATATGTGGACACCATCATCACCATTCCCAACGACCGGCTCCTGGCCCTGGCCTCCCCCAACGCCAAGCTCTTCGAGATGTTCGAGAAGGCCGACGATGTGCTCTATTACGCGGTGCGGGGTATCTCCGACCTCATCCTTTTCCCCGGATACATCAACCTGGACTTCGCCGATGTGCGGGCGGTGATGACCGACATGGGTGGGCTGGCCCTCATGGGCACGGGGATCGCCAGCGGAGACAACCGGGCCGAGGCCGCGGCCCAAAGCGCCATCTCCAGCCCGCTGCTCGAGGACATCTCCATATCCGGAGCCCGGGGCGTGCTCCTCAACATCACCGCTCACCCTCACACCCTCACCATGGAGGAAATCCAGCTCATCTCCGACAAGGTGGCCCGCGAGGCCCACGAGGAGGCCAAGATCTTCTGGGGGGTGGTCTTCGACGAGGAGATCGGCGACGAACTGCGGGTCACCGTGATCGCCACCGGCATCGGGCAGAAGGAGGAACCCGCGAAAAAGGAGGAGCAGAAGGTGCTTCCCTTCGAGAAACCCCGCCGGGAGGAAGAAAGGAAGGAGGAGAGGCGACGCCTTCGCCGGATCCTGGACTCCATTCCCACCGAGGAGGAACTGGAGATCCCGGCCTTCCTCCGCCGCAAGGCCGACTGA
- the ftsA gene encoding cell division protein FtsA — protein sequence MSERRLLAALDVGTSKICCVVAERREEGLSVLGVGMAPAQGLRKGVVINIEEAGRGISQARREAEAQAYEEIRQVVTGIAGSHIESRVSQGVIALKEGEVRPEDVERVLEAARAVTLSRDRVILHVLPQEYSVDHQAGILQPVGMSGVRLEVRALLVEASASAVQNLVKCISQAGLEVSAVVLQALASAEAVLTPEEKELGVALVDFGGGTTDLAVFVEGALRYTASVPVGGDLLTTDITVGLRTPRSAAERLKEEKGVCLPEMVDDDETLEVPSLGQKPPRRMSRKLLAEILEARVVELLEILNTNLEHSGLKKRLSSGVVFTGGSALLSGLPELAEQIFELPVRVGYPVRLSGLSEEVHHPRLSTAVGLLLYADRYLEQPPEEEPSPGGWLDRFKKILGLGG from the coding sequence ATGAGCGAGAGGAGGTTGCTTGCGGCTCTGGATGTGGGCACCAGCAAGATCTGTTGCGTGGTAGCCGAGCGCAGGGAGGAAGGACTTTCCGTGCTGGGGGTGGGGATGGCTCCGGCCCAGGGACTTCGCAAGGGGGTGGTCATCAACATCGAAGAGGCGGGCCGGGGCATCTCTCAGGCCCGGCGCGAGGCCGAGGCGCAGGCCTACGAGGAGATCCGGCAGGTGGTCACCGGCATCGCCGGCTCCCACATAGAAAGCCGGGTGAGTCAGGGGGTGATCGCCCTTAAGGAGGGGGAGGTGCGCCCCGAGGATGTGGAGCGGGTGCTCGAGGCGGCCCGGGCGGTAACCCTGTCCCGGGATCGGGTCATCCTGCATGTTCTTCCTCAGGAATACAGCGTGGATCACCAGGCCGGGATTCTTCAGCCCGTGGGGATGAGCGGGGTGCGCCTCGAGGTTCGGGCCCTTCTGGTGGAGGCCTCGGCCTCGGCGGTGCAGAACCTGGTTAAGTGCATCTCGCAGGCGGGGCTTGAGGTCTCCGCGGTGGTGCTTCAGGCTCTGGCCTCGGCGGAGGCGGTGCTCACCCCCGAGGAGAAGGAGCTCGGGGTGGCCCTGGTGGACTTCGGGGGCGGCACCACGGACCTGGCCGTGTTCGTGGAGGGGGCCCTGCGCTACACGGCCTCGGTGCCGGTGGGAGGGGATCTCCTCACCACCGACATCACCGTGGGGTTGCGCACCCCCCGGTCCGCGGCCGAACGGCTCAAGGAGGAGAAGGGGGTGTGTCTCCCCGAGATGGTGGACGATGACGAGACCCTGGAGGTACCCTCGCTGGGCCAGAAGCCGCCCCGCCGGATGTCCCGGAAGTTGCTCGCCGAGATCCTCGAGGCCCGGGTGGTGGAACTCCTGGAGATCCTCAACACCAATCTGGAGCACTCCGGGCTCAAGAAACGCCTCAGTTCCGGGGTGGTGTTCACCGGGGGCTCGGCTCTCCTTTCCGGACTTCCGGAGCTGGCCGAACAGATCTTCGAGCTTCCGGTGCGGGTGGGGTATCCGGTGCGGCTGTCCGGGCTTTCCGAGGAGGTGCACCACCCGCGGCTCTCGACGGCGGTGGGGCTTCTTCTTTACGCGGATCGTTACCTGGAGCAACCTCCGGAGGAGGAACCCTCCCCGGGGGGCTGGCTGGACAGGTTCAAAAAAATACTGGGTTTGGGGGGGTAG
- a CDS encoding cell division protein FtsQ/DivIB, producing MSGGLRRILISAVCTALAVLGLIYGGRYALSRMDFFTLERVRVEGLKHLSRTDILELLPVHPGENLFRIDLEEVRRLVEAHPWVASAQVSRDLPRTLVIRVREEDPVAITVRGKKLYFLNVKGEAFAEAPQKALFEYPVVSAEAPELFRREADFLRLLAWVRDRDIYLPCYESISQVYLGKDRIVLYTKEGLRVRFRPEPLAELKADYRRLDRILTYLYDNRLYRRAALIRLDYPEGTALLAWREEGNS from the coding sequence TTGTCGGGCGGGCTTAGACGGATCCTGATTTCGGCGGTGTGCACCGCGCTCGCCGTGCTCGGCCTGATTTACGGGGGCCGTTACGCCCTCTCCCGGATGGACTTTTTCACCCTGGAGAGGGTAAGGGTGGAGGGTCTGAAACACCTCTCCCGGACGGACATCCTGGAACTCCTTCCGGTGCACCCCGGAGAGAATCTCTTCCGCATAGACCTGGAGGAGGTGAGGAGACTGGTGGAGGCCCATCCCTGGGTGGCTTCGGCCCAGGTCTCCCGGGATCTTCCGCGCACCCTGGTGATCCGGGTGCGGGAGGAGGACCCGGTGGCGATCACGGTGCGCGGAAAGAAACTTTACTTTCTGAATGTGAAAGGAGAGGCCTTTGCCGAGGCCCCTCAGAAGGCCCTCTTCGAGTATCCGGTGGTGAGTGCCGAGGCCCCGGAGCTCTTCCGCCGGGAGGCGGACTTCCTGCGGTTGCTGGCCTGGGTGCGGGACAGAGACATCTATCTCCCCTGCTACGAGAGCATCTCTCAGGTGTATCTCGGGAAGGACCGGATCGTACTTTACACCAAAGAGGGGCTTCGGGTGCGGTTCAGGCCCGAGCCCCTGGCCGAACTCAAGGCGGACTATCGGCGACTGGATCGCATCCTTACCTACCTTTACGACAATAGGCTTTATCGCAGGGCGGCCCTGATCCGTCTCGATTATCCTGAGGGCACGGCTTTACTCGCCTGGCGGGAGGAAGGGAACTCATGA